A single region of the Plantactinospora soyae genome encodes:
- a CDS encoding SLAC1 family transporter — MAAVRVPPNFFGIPFGLAGLAGSWVVAAGNGNAPSWVGDALLILAAVVWLATTAGYAAYAWSVRRTLVADLLDPVLAPFLSLALITPILLAAQGLTPRNLGAARIVVDVFLVLTVLFGGWITGQWIYGPLDLDRMHPGYFLPTVAGGFVAAAGAAVVGQRLLAVLMLGLGLVCWLVIGSLTLNRLFFRPPLPPALIPTLAIEVAPAALASVAILALNGERIDFFVSLISGYGLLMVLAQVRLLPAYLRLSFAPTFWAFTFPFAAVATTTLHWISYYRPSGHRIYAYLVLAAITALIGGIAVRTVVAAARGQLLPTPPAPTRPQR, encoded by the coding sequence ATGGCTGCCGTCCGCGTCCCGCCGAACTTCTTCGGCATTCCGTTCGGGCTGGCCGGGCTGGCGGGCAGTTGGGTGGTCGCGGCGGGCAACGGCAACGCGCCGAGCTGGGTCGGCGATGCCCTGCTCATCCTCGCGGCGGTGGTCTGGCTGGCCACCACGGCCGGCTACGCGGCCTACGCCTGGTCGGTCCGCCGCACACTCGTCGCCGACCTGCTCGACCCGGTGCTCGCCCCGTTCCTCTCGCTCGCCTTGATCACGCCAATCCTGCTCGCCGCGCAGGGCCTCACGCCGCGCAACCTCGGCGCCGCCCGGATCGTCGTCGACGTGTTCCTCGTCCTCACCGTGCTGTTTGGCGGATGGATAACCGGCCAATGGATCTACGGCCCGCTCGACCTCGACCGCATGCACCCCGGCTACTTCCTACCCACCGTGGCCGGCGGATTCGTCGCCGCCGCCGGCGCCGCGGTCGTCGGACAGCGCCTACTCGCCGTGCTCATGCTGGGACTCGGGCTCGTCTGCTGGCTCGTCATCGGCTCGCTGACGCTCAACCGGCTGTTCTTCCGGCCGCCGCTGCCGCCGGCGCTGATTCCGACGCTGGCCATCGAGGTGGCGCCCGCCGCGCTGGCCAGCGTGGCGATACTCGCCCTCAACGGGGAGCGGATCGACTTCTTCGTCTCACTGATCTCCGGGTACGGGCTGCTGATGGTCCTCGCGCAGGTCCGGCTCCTGCCCGCGTACCTGCGCCTGTCGTTCGCCCCCACGTTCTGGGCGTTCACCTTCCCGTTCGCGGCGGTGGCGACGACCACGTTGCACTGGATCTCCTACTACCGGCCGTCCGGGCACCGGATCTACGCGTACCTGGTGCTGGCCGCGATCACCGCGCTGATCGGTGGCATCGCCGTCCGGACGGTCGTCGCCGCGGCCCGTGGGCAACTGCTGCCAACGCCTCCGGCACCCACCCGACCGCAACGCTGA
- a CDS encoding DUF4240 domain-containing protein — translation MSYPGAILPGVDIDAFWRLIEESRAATVDQDQRAEWLTDRLARMPTVDIEDFQIHLDVVRQRVDTWHMWGAADRIRHGLCSDDGFWYFQCWLVGLGREQFERVAVDPDLLAEVPLVQQLVGRRLSELSDDEWPAWELLDCVADEAHERAIARADALDDALEARGHLLRQSSPDPQDEQWNFRDQGEMARRYPRLSRMFPMSGR, via the coding sequence ATGTCGTACCCGGGTGCGATCCTGCCCGGCGTGGATATCGACGCGTTCTGGCGCCTCATCGAGGAAAGCAGGGCCGCAACCGTTGATCAGGATCAACGTGCCGAGTGGCTGACCGATCGGCTCGCGCGAATGCCGACGGTGGACATCGAGGACTTTCAGATCCATCTCGATGTCGTGCGGCAACGGGTCGACACCTGGCACATGTGGGGTGCCGCCGACCGGATCCGCCACGGCCTCTGCTCCGACGACGGGTTCTGGTACTTCCAGTGCTGGTTGGTGGGTCTGGGACGGGAGCAGTTCGAGCGGGTCGCCGTGGATCCGGACCTGCTGGCCGAGGTGCCTCTCGTGCAGCAACTCGTAGGCCGTAGGCTGAGCGAGCTGAGCGACGACGAGTGGCCCGCCTGGGAGTTGTTGGACTGCGTGGCTGACGAGGCCCACGAGCGGGCAATAGCGCGGGCGGACGCGCTCGACGACGCGTTGGAGGCTCGGGGTCACCTCCTCCGTCAGTCCTCACCCGATCCGCAGGACGAACAGTGGAACTTCCGTGATCAGGGCGAGATGGCTCGACGGTACCCACGCCTGAGTCGCATGTTCCCGATGTCGGGTCGCTGA